The following are encoded together in the Flammeovirga agarivorans genome:
- the mltG gene encoding endolytic transglycosylase MltG: protein MVSKNLRIFLFVGFSVFTISMIVYFYQVFYTPNVQVGKQAAVIRIPNDATIDNVSDTLMKYDILSELVPFRFVSKALKYNENVKPGLYVLEPDMTNIEAVRYLRSGAQTPIKITFNNARTLDDVAERFTQRLEITPDELLDAMYDEELKAELGLDSLTMKVIFLPNTYEVYWTISAKSLVKRMKKEYDKFWDDARKKKAEAVGLTPFQVSVLASIVESETIKADEMPKVAGLYINRLNKGWGLQSDPTVVFAAVETGMVNDFTDVKRVLNKHLAINSPYNTYKHTGLPPGPIRIPSTQAINAVLNATKHKYMYMVAEADFSGYHHFSKTLKEHNYYARKYQNALNKARVYK from the coding sequence ATGGTATCAAAGAACTTACGTATTTTTTTATTTGTAGGCTTTTCGGTGTTTACAATATCGATGATTGTCTATTTTTATCAAGTATTTTATACACCTAATGTTCAAGTAGGAAAACAAGCAGCAGTAATTAGAATTCCAAATGACGCAACGATAGATAATGTGTCGGATACCCTAATGAAGTACGATATACTTTCTGAGTTAGTTCCTTTCAGATTTGTATCAAAAGCTTTGAAATATAATGAGAATGTAAAACCCGGTTTGTATGTATTAGAGCCAGATATGACCAACATTGAGGCGGTAAGATATTTACGATCAGGGGCACAAACTCCCATCAAAATCACTTTCAATAATGCAAGAACATTGGATGATGTTGCCGAACGTTTTACACAGCGTTTAGAGATTACTCCAGATGAATTATTGGATGCAATGTATGATGAAGAATTAAAGGCAGAATTAGGTCTTGATTCTTTAACGATGAAAGTGATCTTTTTACCAAATACCTATGAGGTGTATTGGACAATCTCAGCAAAGAGCTTGGTGAAAAGAATGAAAAAAGAGTATGATAAGTTCTGGGATGACGCCCGTAAGAAAAAAGCGGAAGCCGTAGGACTTACTCCATTTCAAGTATCAGTGCTAGCATCAATTGTTGAATCTGAGACAATAAAGGCTGATGAAATGCCAAAAGTAGCTGGTTTATATATCAATAGACTAAACAAAGGTTGGGGCCTACAATCTGACCCAACTGTAGTCTTTGCAGCTGTTGAAACTGGAATGGTGAATGACTTTACTGATGTGAAAAGAGTTTTAAACAAACACTTAGCCATCAATTCTCCTTACAATACGTATAAGCATACTGGATTGCCTCCAGGACCAATTAGAATTCCTTCAACTCAAGCGATAAATGCAGTGTTAAACGCAACAAAACATAAGTACATGTATATGGTTGCTGAAGCAGATTTTTCTGGATATCACCATTTTTCAAAAACATTGAAAGAGCATAATTATTATGCTCGTAAATACCAGAATGCATTAAACAAAGCAAGAGTTTATAAATAA
- a CDS encoding FtsB family cell division protein, with translation MAETPNNPEWLKYFKNFYIITGLLFFIWIAFFDNDNLIKRRNQKNKEQELKNQEEYYGKEILDLERKMKELKSNNQTLEKFAREKYFMHRTGEDVYVIKELDED, from the coding sequence ATGGCAGAAACACCTAATAACCCGGAATGGTTAAAGTATTTCAAGAACTTTTATATAATAACTGGACTCTTATTTTTTATTTGGATAGCCTTCTTTGATAATGATAATTTGATAAAAAGAAGAAATCAGAAAAATAAAGAACAAGAATTGAAGAACCAGGAAGAATATTATGGAAAGGAGATTCTTGACTTAGAACGTAAGATGAAGGAATTAAAGTCTAATAATCAGACGTTAGAAAAGTTTGCAAGAGAAAAATACTTTATGCACAGAACAGGTGAGGATGTTTATGTGATAAAAGAGCTTGATGAAGATTAA
- a CDS encoding M16 family metallopeptidase: MDWVINGGKINSMDKNFQIHRLDNGIRIIHRQVKSTKLAHCGVALNVGSRDETLEQQGIAHFWEHMAFKGTNKRKAYHILNSIDAVGGELNAYTSKEKIHFYASTLVQHFEKSVDILSDLTFNSSFPLKEIEKERSVILEEMSLYRDDPADAIGDEFDEIIFPNHPLGRNILGTIDSVKSFQQQDFFDFLEQNIDTHEVVFSSISNLPFEKVVALCEKYFSHIPEMRKDRTRIPFTGYTPITVERKKPITQCHVMLGAESYELHHSKRMTFFLLTNLLGGPAMNSRLNLGIREKYGYVYDISAGSSAYLDSGQFSIYFATEEKSLNKCLKLVDRELGKLRDKKLGVQQLRSVKQQIMGQIAMSGESNLSIMLGMGKALLDKEKFETIEEVFTQIQNISAEDLLEVANEMFAKDRISTLIYRPETKQ; encoded by the coding sequence ATGGATTGGGTTATTAACGGAGGGAAAATCAACTCGATGGATAAGAATTTTCAGATACACCGTCTTGATAACGGTATCAGAATCATACATAGACAAGTCAAAAGTACTAAACTGGCACATTGTGGTGTGGCTTTGAACGTTGGTAGTCGTGATGAAACCTTGGAACAACAAGGCATTGCACACTTTTGGGAGCATATGGCTTTTAAAGGAACCAATAAAAGAAAGGCGTATCATATTCTTAACAGTATAGATGCTGTTGGAGGTGAGTTGAATGCTTATACTTCTAAAGAGAAGATTCATTTTTATGCATCAACGTTAGTACAACATTTTGAAAAGTCGGTTGATATCTTATCGGACTTAACATTTAATTCTAGTTTCCCTCTAAAGGAAATTGAGAAGGAACGTTCAGTTATTTTAGAAGAAATGTCTCTTTATAGAGACGACCCAGCTGATGCGATTGGAGATGAATTCGATGAGATCATCTTCCCAAATCATCCTCTTGGTAGAAATATTTTGGGTACAATAGATAGCGTAAAGAGTTTCCAACAACAAGACTTTTTCGATTTCTTAGAACAGAATATTGATACGCATGAAGTCGTTTTTTCTTCTATCTCTAATCTTCCCTTCGAAAAGGTTGTAGCACTTTGTGAGAAATATTTTTCACATATTCCTGAAATGAGGAAAGATCGAACACGTATACCATTTACAGGTTATACACCGATCACAGTGGAAAGGAAAAAGCCTATTACACAATGTCATGTAATGTTGGGTGCAGAATCTTATGAGCTACACCACTCAAAGAGAATGACCTTCTTTCTTTTGACAAACCTTCTAGGTGGCCCTGCCATGAACTCTAGATTAAATTTAGGAATCAGAGAGAAATATGGATATGTATATGATATTTCTGCAGGATCTTCAGCTTATTTAGATAGTGGACAATTCAGTATCTATTTTGCTACAGAAGAGAAAAGTCTCAATAAATGTCTAAAACTAGTAGATAGAGAGTTGGGTAAGCTAAGAGATAAAAAATTGGGTGTTCAACAACTAAGGTCTGTAAAGCAACAAATAATGGGACAAATTGCGATGTCTGGCGAATCTAACCTATCTATAATGTTAGGTATGGGTAAAGCGCTGTTAGACAAAGAGAAATTTGAAACCATAGAAGAAGTATTTACGCAAATTCAGAACATTTCGGCGGAGGATTTATTAGAAGTTGCCAATGAAATGTTTGCAAAAGACCGCATAAGTACGTTGATTTACCGTCCTGAAACAAAACAGTAA